A window of the Zeugodacus cucurbitae isolate PBARC_wt_2022May chromosome 4, idZeuCucr1.2, whole genome shotgun sequence genome harbors these coding sequences:
- the LOC105208803 gene encoding uncharacterized protein LOC105208803: protein MLESRENQNIVIKSVDGDAALLEQQSETLSPQVLNAYRELAKRYAIADFELAVQPIGGPGENSFGSVLKVCITPTGAPAQPALHTILKLAPTSPARRTHMRVKDVYTREVFMYAQVFSEFAALSASQANAVERAQFNAAPQMLYASLKDDAEFIIFEDLTAADFENNLRSNLPTYDLVVCAFRALAQLHAMSFVLQARQPQRFAALVAQMDDNLFTADMEEVSVEFGKKHVRRTRHLLEADLQLSGEHTPEMREVLRALQKIEDNFLKICLKAVNGAAYAPYSVICHGDFWNNNILYKFDSSNKERHTAVKAKLIDFQISRYAPPILDLVHYLYACTEKPLRDAHFNEFMQIYYDTLAQCIRDYELDPAVLYPEAIFREQLRQFGVYGYCMSAFALPFFVSNANEIPDLDKVSEAIQELSSSSSSASDCSDTDDVNDEVGGKEREQKRLNNNNNNNNNNNNNKTASTKSQSAAELVDELDILTERTLPIFKRRMIGNILDLQQYNMLENVLKY, encoded by the exons ATGTTGGAGAGCAGAGAAAACCAAAATATTGTGATTAAAAGTGTTGACGGCGACGCCGCGTTGCTGGAACAACAAAGTGAAACACTTTCACCGCAAGTTTTGAACGCTTACCGTGAGTTGGCCAAACGCTATGCCATCGCCGATTTCGAGTTGGCTGTACAACCCATAGGTGGACCAGGTGAAAACTCGTTTGGCTCCGTGCTGAAAGTGTGCATAACGCCTACAGGCGCGCCAGCTCAGCCCGCGCTGCACACGATACTGAAGCTCGCGCCTACGAGCCCAGCGCGTCGCACACATATGCGCGTCAAGGATGTCTACACGCGTGAAGTGTTCATGTACGCGCAAGTGTTTAGCGAATTTGCCGCGCTGAGCGCGTCACAAGCTAACGCGGTGGAGCGCGCACAATTCAACGCCGCGCCGCAGATGTTGTACGCATCGCTGAAGGACGACGCTGAGTTCATAATTTTTGAGGACTTAACCGCCGCGGATTTTGAAAACAACTTACGCAGCAATCTACCCACTTATGATTTGGTGGTGTGCGCATTTCGTGCGCTCGCGCAATTGCACGCAATGTCATTTGTTTTGCAAGCGCGTCAGCCGCAGCGCTTTGCCGCGTTGGTCGCGCAAATGGATGATAATCTCTTCACGGCCGATATGGAGGAGGTGTCAGTGGAGTTTGGCAAGAAGCATGTGCGCCGCACGCGTCACTTGCTGGAGGCGGACTTGCAGTTGAGCGGTGAGCATACGCCAGAGATGCGCGAGGTGCTGCGTGCGCTGCAAAAAATTGAGGATAATTTTCTTAAGATTTGTTTGAAGGCGGTTAATGGCGCAGCGTATGCGCCCTACTCGGTTATATGTCACGGTGATTTCTGGAACAACAACATACTCTATAAATTCGAT TCCAGCAACAAAGAACGCCACACCGCCGTCAAGGCCAAACTGATTGACTTTCAAATTTCACGCTACGCACCGCCAATCTTGGATTTGGTGCACTATCTGTACGCCTGCACCGAGAAACCGCTACGAGATGCGCATTTCAATGAATTCATGCAAATCTATTACGACACATTGGCACAGTGCATACGCGACTACGAGTTGGACCCCGCTGTGCTATATCCCGAAGCCATATTCCGCGAGCAATTGCGACAATTTGGCGTTTATGGTTATTGCATGTCGGCATTTGCGCTGCCATTTTTCGTATCGAATGCGAATGAAATACCCGATTTGGATAAAGTCTCCGAGGCCATACAAGAGCTGTCCTCGTCATCATCATCGGCCTCAGATTGTTCGGATACAGATGATGTTAACGACGAAGTGGGAGGAAAAGAACGAGAACAAAAGCggctaaataataataacaacaacaacaataataataataataataaaacagcgTCAACAAAAAGTCAAAGCGCCGCTGAGTTAGTAGACGAATTGGATATTTTGACCGAGCGCACTTTACCCATATTCAAAAGGCGTATGATTGGCAATATTTTGGATTTACAGCAGTACAATATGCTTGAAAACGTTTTGAAGTATTAG